From Armatimonadota bacterium, one genomic window encodes:
- a CDS encoding thermonuclease family protein, whose protein sequence is MLLLPLALLLAAPALAARTPATVRLQVGPRTETVRLIGLDAPETSPNHRAARQAGQLGRSLQEILRLGELSRAAAGRLAPPGSTVFLELDVQTRDRYGRLLAYLWLPDGTLLNERLLRDGWAVLLTVPPTSGTPTAWWPPSARHATGPQACGPLTPSQTGLRP, encoded by the coding sequence GTGCTCCTCCTCCCACTCGCCCTCCTCCTGGCTGCCCCCGCCCTCGCGGCCCGCACGCCCGCCACTGTCCGGCTGCAGGTCGGGCCCCGCACGGAGACCGTCCGCCTCATCGGGCTCGACGCCCCAGAGACCTCTCCCAACCACCGCGCCGCCAGACAGGCCGGACAGCTGGGCCGGAGCCTCCAGGAGATCCTCCGCCTAGGTGAACTCAGTCGGGCTGCGGCGGGCCGGCTCGCCCCTCCGGGGTCTACCGTCTTCCTCGAGCTCGACGTCCAGACCCGTGACCGCTACGGCCGGCTGCTCGCCTACCTCTGGCTCCCGGACGGAACCCTCCTCAACGAGCGGCTCCTCCGTGACGGCTGGGCCGTCCTCCTCACAGTCCCCCCAACGTCCGGTACACCGACCGCCTGGTGGCCGCCCAGCGCCAGGCACGCGACCGGGCCGCAGGCCTGTGGGCCCCTCACCCCCTCCCAGACAGGCCTGCGACCCTAG
- a CDS encoding helix-turn-helix domain-containing protein — MKGLLTLARAAGRLGVHPDWLRKLVRRGRLRAVDIGTPARPFYLLPEAEVRRYQREIQGRRGRPSKRGR; from the coding sequence ATGAAGGGGCTGCTGACGCTGGCCCGGGCTGCGGGACGGCTGGGGGTCCACCCCGACTGGCTCCGCAAGCTGGTGCGCCGGGGCCGTCTGCGGGCGGTGGACATCGGGACTCCGGCGAGGCCCTTCTACCTGCTTCCGGAGGCGGAGGTCAGGCGGTACCAGCGGGAGATCCAGGGCAGGCGCGGTCGGCCGTCCAAGCGGGGGAGGTGA
- a CDS encoding tyrosine-type recombinase/integrase, with product MRLGEAWTDHGLVCPGENGAPWWPNNFQRAFSALTRRVGVEGLTFHVLRHTHASHLIRAGVDLRTVAARLGHATPTLTLNTYGHLIPGAQEEAVSWLEEHLHGAARS from the coding sequence GTGCGGCTCGGAGAGGCCTGGACCGACCACGGGCTGGTCTGCCCCGGGGAGAACGGGGCTCCCTGGTGGCCCAATAACTTCCAGCGGGCCTTCTCGGCCCTGACCCGCCGGGTGGGGGTCGAGGGGCTGACCTTCCACGTCCTCCGCCACACCCACGCCAGCCACCTGATCCGGGCCGGGGTGGACCTCCGGACCGTGGCCGCCCGGTTGGGCCACGCGACCCCGACCCTGACGCTGAACACCTACGGACACCTGATCCCGGGGGCCCAGGAGGAGGCCGTCAGCTGGCTGGAGGAGCACCTCCACGGGGCCGCCCGGTCGTAG
- a CDS encoding TIGR01777 family oxidoreductase encodes MRIAITGASGLLGTALAQRFRAAGHEVVPVGRDPEISARSGVFWDPPRKMLEAERLEGVEVVVNLAGARIAPARWTPAYRALIRTSRVEATRFLCETLARLARKPRVLLSASAVGYYGNRDPQQELDESSPPGEGFLARLCVEWEAATEPARSAGIRTVLLRTGTVLTLRGGFLPPLVRLFRVGLGGRLGRGDQVLSWIALVDYVRAVEFLLQRQDLHGPVNLTAPKPVTNAEFTATLARILRRPAPFRIPAFALRLAFGRELAEEVFLAGQRVVPRRLWEAGFRFDLPELEGALRAVLAER; translated from the coding sequence ATGCGCATCGCCATCACGGGGGCTTCGGGACTGCTGGGGACAGCCCTCGCGCAACGCTTTCGAGCCGCGGGGCACGAGGTAGTACCCGTGGGCCGCGATCCGGAGATCAGCGCCCGGAGCGGTGTGTTCTGGGATCCCCCCCGAAAGATGCTCGAGGCGGAGCGGCTGGAGGGGGTGGAAGTAGTGGTGAACCTGGCCGGTGCCCGCATCGCACCCGCCCGCTGGACTCCTGCCTACCGGGCCCTCATCCGCACGAGTCGGGTGGAGGCCACCCGGTTCCTGTGCGAGACCCTCGCACGCCTCGCGCGCAAGCCGCGGGTGCTGCTCTCGGCCTCCGCGGTGGGCTACTACGGAAACCGGGACCCGCAGCAGGAACTGGACGAATCTAGCCCGCCCGGGGAGGGGTTTCTCGCGCGCCTCTGCGTGGAGTGGGAGGCGGCCACAGAACCCGCCCGATCCGCGGGGATCCGCACGGTCCTGCTGCGCACGGGCACGGTGCTGACCCTGCGCGGTGGATTCCTGCCTCCGTTGGTGCGGCTCTTCCGCGTGGGGCTTGGAGGTCGACTGGGAAGGGGGGATCAGGTCCTGAGCTGGATCGCGCTCGTGGACTACGTGCGGGCCGTGGAGTTCCTACTGCAACGGCAAGACCTCCACGGGCCCGTCAACCTCACCGCTCCAAAGCCAGTGACCAACGCGGAGTTCACCGCGACCCTCGCCCGGATCCTGCGCCGCCCCGCTCCCTTCCGGATACCCGCCTTCGCCCTGCGGCTCGCCTTCGGTCGGGAGCTCGCGGAGGAGGTCTTCCTGGCCGGGCAGCGGGTGGTCCCACGGCGGCTGTGGGAAGCCGGCTTCCGGTTCGACCTCCCGGAGCTGGAGGGCGCGTTGCGGGCCGTTCTGGCTGAGCGCTAA
- a CDS encoding zf-HC2 domain-containing protein: MRHPEDLLSAYADGVLPVEEATRIAAHLAACASCLQVVEDLLAVRALLRRVPQPHPRPESLAHALRRLEERGTQRDRARRLLLAFLTACAAALLLYLPPPFASSRLERTAYLRHHARITLTHPMVDGALNAFLAGLLPQLPPEEP, from the coding sequence ATGAGGCATCCGGAGGACCTGCTGAGCGCTTATGCGGACGGGGTTCTCCCCGTGGAGGAGGCAACCCGGATCGCAGCCCACCTCGCAGCCTGCGCTTCCTGCCTCCAGGTGGTGGAGGACCTTCTGGCCGTACGGGCCCTACTCCGTCGGGTACCACAGCCTCACCCGCGCCCCGAGTCCCTGGCCCACGCCCTCCGGCGGCTGGAGGAGAGGGGTACTCAAAGGGATCGCGCGCGTCGCCTCCTCCTGGCGTTCCTGACCGCCTGTGCCGCCGCGCTCCTCCTGTACCTCCCCCCGCCCTTCGCCTCTTCCCGGCTCGAGCGAACCGCCTACCTCCGGCACCACGCCCGGATCACCCTCACCCATCCCATGGTGGATGGGGCACTGAACGCCTTCCTCGCGGGTTTGCTGCCCCAGCTGCCGCCCGAGGAGCCATGA
- a CDS encoding sigma-70 family RNA polymerase sigma factor, which translates to MNLEGAVEHTGTREEATSQFSRLLAEHWPRAYRFAYRLCGDTDQAEEVLQQAAEEALRAFHRFRPGTRFDRWFLRIVYHPSWMLTAACGDSPCPPWTSSPLLPWWRGAGPIRRRGWRPPWTVRFSRRSMLSPRSIGV; encoded by the coding sequence ATGAACCTGGAAGGCGCGGTGGAGCACACGGGGACGCGGGAGGAGGCAACCTCGCAGTTCAGCCGACTCCTCGCGGAGCACTGGCCCCGCGCCTACCGGTTCGCCTATCGGCTGTGTGGAGACACCGACCAAGCAGAGGAGGTGCTCCAGCAGGCTGCAGAAGAGGCCCTCCGGGCCTTCCACCGGTTCCGGCCTGGTACCCGGTTCGACCGGTGGTTTCTGCGCATCGTCTACCACCCTTCGTGGATGCTTACCGCCGCCTGCGGCGACAGTCCCTGTCCTCCCTGGACCAGCTCCCCGCTGCTTCCCTGGTGGCGGGGAGCTGGTCCGATCCGGAGGCGCGGGTGGAGGCCGCCCTGGACGGTCCGGTTCAGCCGGCGCTCAATGCTCTCTCCCCGGAGTATCGGAGTGTAG
- a CDS encoding DUF5666 domain-containing protein, whose translation MRTWIALLASVFLALTLAPLGWTAAGAPQTKPASPRPAASFEVEGKVSAVSKSGFSLSVTEVRQGNLQKGARLRIQYTSRTKFTRAGKAASPAALKAGETVRVLGSVLRSGKRVTYRAAQVTILE comes from the coding sequence ATGCGGACCTGGATCGCACTGCTCGCGAGTGTCTTCCTGGCCCTGACCCTTGCCCCGCTCGGATGGACAGCCGCGGGTGCTCCCCAGACGAAGCCCGCTAGCCCAAGACCGGCGGCCTCGTTCGAGGTCGAGGGGAAGGTGTCCGCGGTCTCGAAAAGCGGGTTTTCCCTCTCGGTGACGGAAGTACGGCAGGGGAACCTTCAGAAGGGCGCGCGGCTGCGGATCCAGTATACCTCCCGGACCAAGTTCACCCGGGCGGGGAAGGCCGCAAGCCCCGCCGCGCTCAAGGCCGGGGAGACCGTGCGGGTTCTCGGCAGCGTCCTGCGGTCGGGGAAGAGGGTGACCTACCGGGCGGCCCAGGTCACCATCCTAGAGTAG
- the tatA gene encoding twin-arginine translocase TatA/TatE family subunit has protein sequence MGLGSIGTGELLIIFLIALLIFGPARLADLGSSLGKAIRDFRRGLQEPDDHETRSDSR, from the coding sequence ATGGGACTCGGGAGCATTGGAACAGGAGAGCTCCTGATCATCTTCCTGATCGCCCTGCTGATCTTCGGGCCCGCGCGCCTGGCGGACCTCGGCAGTTCGCTGGGGAAGGCCATCCGGGACTTCCGGCGGGGCCTGCAGGAGCCGGACGATCACGAGACCAGGTCCGACTCCAGGTAG
- a CDS encoding nitrate/sulfonate/bicarbonate ABC transporter ATP-binding protein, which translates to MQHPNPLPPLLAPPAVLLEAREVTVAFERPEGQIVVLDRISLTLRDMEILALVGPSGCGKSTLLRVLAGLLRPTQGEVRYQGEVVRGPHPGIAMVFQTFALFPWMTVLENVELGLRARGVPPAERRRRALAAIDLIGLDGFESAYPKELSGGMRQRVAFARALVVGPDVLLMDEPFSALDALTAENLRTDLLELWLQRRIPTRAMVLVTHNIEEAVFLSDRVVVLSTTPARILGEVRPELPHWRDREAPEFRQRVDEVYELLAGDRQRRLVHARPLIPRLPPAPVGLITGLVELVHDADGRVDLPELAAELQMDIEDLLPAVEAAELLGFLSSQDGDLVLTEEGRALAEASVQAKKEVFRKAFLSRVRTAQEILEVLRHRRPPRMSAEFFLDLLERHFSAEESRRQLGVLTDWGRYAEAFAYDETTGEFYLESDLVS; encoded by the coding sequence ATGCAGCACCCCAACCCCCTCCCTCCCCTGCTCGCCCCACCCGCGGTCCTGCTGGAGGCCCGGGAGGTCACCGTGGCCTTCGAGCGGCCCGAGGGACAGATCGTGGTGCTGGACCGCATCTCCCTGACCCTCCGGGACATGGAGATCCTGGCCCTGGTGGGGCCGAGCGGCTGCGGCAAGTCCACCCTCCTGCGGGTTCTGGCAGGTCTGCTCAGGCCCACGCAGGGCGAGGTGCGCTATCAGGGGGAGGTGGTACGGGGTCCTCATCCCGGGATCGCCATGGTCTTCCAGACCTTCGCCCTCTTCCCGTGGATGACGGTGCTGGAGAACGTGGAGCTGGGGCTGCGGGCCAGGGGTGTTCCTCCCGCGGAGCGGCGGAGGCGGGCGCTTGCGGCCATCGACCTCATCGGGCTCGATGGGTTCGAGTCCGCCTATCCCAAGGAGCTCTCAGGGGGAATGCGGCAGCGGGTGGCCTTCGCCCGGGCTCTGGTGGTGGGGCCGGACGTGCTGCTGATGGACGAGCCGTTCTCCGCCCTGGACGCCCTCACCGCCGAAAACCTCCGCACGGACCTGTTGGAGCTGTGGCTGCAGCGCCGCATCCCCACCCGGGCCATGGTCCTCGTCACCCACAACATCGAGGAGGCCGTCTTCCTCAGCGACCGGGTGGTGGTCCTGAGCACGACCCCGGCCCGCATCCTGGGGGAGGTGCGACCCGAGCTCCCCCACTGGCGGGACCGGGAAGCCCCGGAGTTCCGGCAGCGGGTGGACGAGGTGTACGAGCTGCTGGCCGGGGACCGCCAGCGGCGGCTGGTGCACGCCCGCCCCCTCATCCCCCGGCTCCCTCCGGCACCCGTAGGGCTCATCACGGGGCTCGTGGAGCTGGTGCACGACGCGGACGGCCGGGTGGATCTTCCTGAGCTGGCCGCGGAGCTGCAGATGGACATCGAGGATCTGCTGCCCGCGGTGGAAGCCGCGGAGCTTCTGGGGTTTCTGAGCTCTCAGGATGGAGATCTGGTGCTTACGGAGGAGGGGAGGGCCCTGGCGGAGGCCTCCGTGCAGGCCAAAAAGGAGGTGTTCCGCAAAGCCTTCCTCAGCCGGGTGCGTACCGCCCAGGAGATTCTGGAGGTCCTCCGGCACCGCCGACCGCCCCGCATGTCCGCGGAGTTCTTCCTGGACCTCCTGGAGCGGCACTTCAGCGCTGAGGAGTCCCGCCGCCAACTGGGAGTGCTCACCGACTGGGGCCGATACGCGGAGGCGTTTGCTTACGACGAGACCACAGGGGAGTTCTACCTGGAGTCGGACCTGGTCTCGTGA
- a CDS encoding ABC transporter permease subunit gives MPWLSVLRLLRLPRPRLADLVVLAVGVGAVWGLVVLAPTELRQVSPSLALDLRPQALPGYAGFSLLRVAAAYGLSLLFTLTVGYIAARNRTAERLLIPVLDVLQSVPVLSFLPAVLLAMIALFPGRIIGLELASILLIFTGMVWNMAFSFYHALLTVPEDLLEAARVLGLSWWQRFTRLELPCAAIGLVWNSMMSWAGGWFFLMACESFTLVDRSFTLPGLGSYLAEASSRGDLRAVGWGLGALLLVIVAMDQLVWRPLVAWSQKFKLELAEDPLPPRSWFLDLLRHSQLVRWCRAHLWVPLGEVLERTLRLPGERAASGKRGRSPGHPALGAIAAVLLAATAAWGLLSLGRLMVRVPPEGWRDIVLGTVATGLRVLIALSLAAMWTIPAGVAVGLRPRVARLVQPLVQMAASVPATALFPVMLLLLVRLGGGLEVASVALMLLGTQWYLLFNVIAGTTALPRDLLEAAQVLQIRRWLWWRTFCLPALFPYLITGGLSAQGGAWNASIVSEFVTFGGRTLQTTGLGALIASAAAQGDMPLLAASTVVMAAVVVGLNRLVWRRFVYLAETRYHV, from the coding sequence ATGCCCTGGCTTTCCGTTCTTCGGCTCCTGCGACTGCCACGGCCCCGCCTCGCGGACCTGGTGGTGCTGGCCGTGGGAGTGGGCGCAGTGTGGGGGCTGGTGGTCCTGGCTCCCACGGAGCTGCGGCAGGTGAGCCCTTCGCTGGCCCTGGACCTGCGGCCCCAGGCCCTCCCCGGATACGCCGGATTTTCCCTGCTGCGCGTGGCCGCCGCCTACGGGCTTTCCCTTCTCTTCACCCTGACCGTGGGATACATAGCGGCCCGCAACCGCACTGCGGAGCGCCTCCTGATCCCCGTGCTGGACGTCCTGCAATCCGTCCCTGTGCTCTCCTTCCTCCCCGCGGTCCTGCTGGCCATGATCGCCCTCTTTCCGGGCCGCATCATTGGCCTGGAGCTTGCAAGCATCCTCCTGATCTTCACGGGGATGGTGTGGAACATGGCCTTCAGCTTCTACCACGCCCTCCTGACGGTGCCCGAAGATCTCCTGGAGGCAGCCCGGGTGCTGGGACTGTCGTGGTGGCAGCGGTTCACCCGTTTGGAGCTTCCTTGCGCGGCCATCGGCCTGGTGTGGAACAGCATGATGTCCTGGGCGGGCGGATGGTTCTTCCTCATGGCGTGCGAGAGCTTCACCCTGGTGGACCGTTCCTTCACCCTCCCTGGGCTCGGCAGCTACCTCGCGGAGGCCAGCAGCCGCGGGGATCTCCGGGCGGTGGGGTGGGGACTGGGAGCCCTGCTGTTGGTGATCGTGGCCATGGACCAGCTGGTGTGGCGGCCGCTGGTGGCGTGGAGCCAGAAGTTCAAGCTGGAACTCGCAGAAGACCCGCTCCCGCCCCGTTCCTGGTTTTTGGACCTCCTGCGGCATTCCCAGCTGGTTCGGTGGTGCCGGGCGCACCTGTGGGTGCCTTTAGGGGAGGTGTTGGAGCGAACGCTGCGTCTTCCGGGCGAGCGGGCAGCGTCCGGCAAGAGGGGTCGCTCCCCAGGGCACCCTGCCCTCGGTGCCATCGCGGCGGTCCTCCTGGCGGCAACCGCTGCATGGGGGCTCCTCTCCCTCGGACGACTCATGGTCCGGGTTCCGCCGGAGGGATGGCGGGACATCGTACTCGGAACCGTCGCCACCGGCCTGCGGGTGCTCATCGCCCTTTCCCTCGCCGCCATGTGGACCATCCCCGCGGGCGTGGCCGTGGGTCTCCGACCCCGAGTCGCCCGCCTCGTCCAGCCCCTCGTGCAGATGGCCGCCTCCGTGCCGGCCACCGCGCTGTTTCCGGTGATGCTCCTCCTCCTCGTGAGGCTCGGCGGGGGGCTGGAGGTGGCCTCCGTGGCCCTCATGTTGCTCGGCACTCAGTGGTACCTGCTGTTCAACGTGATCGCCGGCACCACCGCCCTGCCCCGGGACCTCCTGGAGGCTGCGCAGGTGCTGCAGATTCGGAGGTGGCTGTGGTGGCGGACGTTCTGCCTGCCCGCCCTCTTCCCGTACCTCATCACCGGGGGGCTTTCGGCCCAGGGCGGGGCCTGGAACGCCAGCATCGTCTCGGAGTTCGTCACCTTCGGAGGTCGAACCCTGCAGACCACGGGGCTTGGGGCCCTCATCGCCTCCGCGGCCGCGCAGGGCGATATGCCGCTGCTGGCGGCCTCCACGGTGGTCATGGCCGCGGTGGTGGTGGGGCTGAACCGGTTGGTCTGGCGGCGGTTCGTGTACCTCGCGGAGACCCGCTACCACGTGTGA
- a CDS encoding AI-2E family transporter gives MAETVPYLGPAFGILALGSVALTRGVWTALAVVGILLGVRAINDVIVAPLVLRNLLRLHPVVILGAILMGADLFGPAGVFLAAPLTTTIAMMLQASEAPVACLPPEPVKLSKGGSP, from the coding sequence GTGGCGGAGACGGTCCCCTACCTGGGGCCCGCGTTTGGGATCTTGGCGCTCGGCAGCGTAGCCCTCACACGGGGCGTGTGGACCGCCCTGGCCGTGGTGGGGATCCTGCTCGGCGTCCGGGCGATCAACGACGTGATCGTGGCACCCCTGGTGCTGCGTAACCTCCTCCGGCTGCATCCCGTCGTCATCCTCGGCGCGATCCTGATGGGTGCGGACCTCTTCGGACCTGCAGGCGTGTTCCTGGCGGCCCCCCTCACAACCACCATCGCCATGATGCTCCAGGCCTCCGAAGCTCCGGTCGCGTGTCTTCCGCCGGAGCCCGTGAAGCTCTCCAAGGGCGGCTCTCCATGA
- a CDS encoding DinB family protein translates to MGARKTQWFAERLRRILREGPEGREGLWGLLGDVTVVEAHWRPVSGQPSIADLVAHLAYRCAWAAHELRPDHPHPGPDPWPRPANTPGAWGELRKRLGHAVEACAQAVQEADDTLLDRAAPGREGTWRDVLTDLLLEAAHTAGQITVLRRWYTTQEIAV, encoded by the coding sequence ATGGGAGCACGGAAGACGCAGTGGTTCGCCGAGCGCCTGCGGAGAATCCTTCGGGAGGGACCCGAGGGGCGAGAGGGGCTGTGGGGGCTGCTAGGGGACGTGACGGTCGTGGAGGCCCATTGGCGCCCCGTGTCCGGACAGCCCAGCATCGCAGACCTCGTGGCCCACCTGGCATATCGGTGCGCCTGGGCTGCGCACGAGCTCCGTCCGGACCACCCGCACCCGGGGCCCGACCCATGGCCGCGCCCTGCGAACACCCCTGGGGCCTGGGGGGAGCTCCGGAAGCGCCTGGGGCATGCGGTGGAGGCGTGCGCGCAAGCGGTGCAGGAGGCGGATGATACGCTCCTGGACCGGGCGGCTCCGGGCCGAGAGGGCACGTGGCGGGACGTCCTCACGGATCTCTTGCTGGAAGCCGCGCACACCGCGGGACAGATCACCGTCCTCCGGAGGTGGTACACGACCCAGGAGATCGCGGTCTGA
- a CDS encoding CBS domain-containing protein: protein MLARDIMTKDVITLDPSMTVEEAADVLIRYRIHGAPVVDREERLVGMVSLVDLVAKSGSRVRDIMTPDPVTASEDTPLSELAQLMLDELVRRVPIVRGNRIVGIVSASDFLRAYLELVGEGGAE from the coding sequence ATGCTGGCCCGGGACATCATGACCAAGGATGTGATCACCCTGGATCCCTCCATGACCGTGGAGGAAGCCGCGGACGTCCTCATCCGGTATCGGATCCATGGGGCGCCCGTGGTGGACCGGGAGGAGAGGCTGGTGGGGATGGTGAGCCTCGTGGACCTGGTGGCGAAGTCGGGGAGCCGGGTCCGGGACATCATGACGCCGGATCCCGTCACCGCCTCGGAGGACACGCCGCTGAGCGAGCTGGCACAGCTGATGCTGGATGAGTTGGTGCGTCGGGTCCCCATTGTGCGGGGGAACCGGATAGTGGGAATCGTGAGCGCGAGCGACTTCCTGCGGGCATACCTGGAGCTGGTGGGAGAAGGGGGGGCGGAGTAG